One Cucurbita pepo subsp. pepo cultivar mu-cu-16 chromosome LG11, ASM280686v2, whole genome shotgun sequence DNA window includes the following coding sequences:
- the LOC111805586 gene encoding nuclear transcription factor Y subunit B-4-like, which translates to MGENNGDELQLPIANVGRLMKKILPQKAKISKEAKATMQECATEFISFVTSEAAEKCHKDNRRTLNGDDICWAFGSFGLDNYAEASAKYLLKYRDVERINAQFKTNIAPEQQRHDQDQEQKQEQEQELEFNHGETSEP; encoded by the coding sequence ATGGGAGAGAACAATGGTGATGAGCTTCAACTACCAATTGCCAACGTTGGGAGATTAATGAAGAAGAttcttccccaaaaggccaaGATTTCCAAAGAAGCCAAAGCGACAATGCAAGAATGTGCAACAGAGTTCATCAGCTTCGTAACAAGTGAAGCAGCTGAAAAATGTCACAAAGACAATCGAAGAACTCTCAATGGCGATGATATTTGTTGGGCTTTTGGTTCTTTTGGCTTAGACAACTATGCTGAGGCTTCCGCCAAGTACTTGCTCAAATATAGGGACGTCGAGAGAATCAACGCTCAATTCAAAACCAATATCGCTCCAGAACAACAACGACAcgatcaagatcaagaacaaaaacaagaacaagaacaagaactcgAGTTTAATCATGGTGAAACGTCAGAACCAtga